DNA from Chryseomicrobium sp. FSL W7-1435:
TCCAAGCTGTGCAGAGATAGAACCAAATTTGCTTGCACGCATCTGCGCCTCTACGTTCGTTTGATCCACACTTAAAGCAAGGCTTGCATATGTACCAATAGGAATAATTTTTTTGTAGATCGCTTCATAAGCAGCTACGGCATTGACGACGTCATCTGCTGAAGAAAGAGACCCTTTGTACGTACTTTCAAATTGTTTTACGCTTTCTTTAAGGTCAGAAATGGCAGCCTCGTAGTCAGCCTCAGTAGAAAATAAATGTGTCAGATCCCACGTTTGTTCAACAGGAACCTCTTTGCGGTTTGGTAAGCTCATAATTTCTCTCCTAACTATTACGGATTTCGAATCAATTACAAGTATACCGATTAATCAGAAAAATAGAAAGTGTCAGGCAAGGAAATTGCGTTCTGTTCCGGAATTTCTTACTGTAGAAAGAAAAGGAGGGGACCTCGATGAAGCAAGTTGTGATTGTTGGTTCGGGAATTGGTGGGTTAACTGCAGGAGCCTTATTGGCAAAAGAGGGACACCAAGTGACAGTTTTAGAAGCCATGACCGAGCTTGCCGGTTGTGCTGGTAAATACCAACGGCACCCGTATTTATTTGCGGCTGGAGCAACACTTGGAATGGCTTTAGAGCCTGGTGGTATTCATGACCGCATCTTTCGCCATCTAGACATTTCAATTCCAGCAGAGCGTCTTAATCCTGTTATGGACTTGCACCATTCAAAATTTACAATACCTTATTCACAAGACCGAGAGACTTTTGTCAACACACTAGCTAGCCAATTTCCTACATATAAACAAGAAATCAAAGCTTTTTATAACGAAGTATTTGATATAGCAAAGCGCACTCGTACCTTAATGGAGCCCTTACCCGTCATGCCGCCACAACAACTTCAAGATGTCTCAGCTATAGTAAAAGCTCTTCGGCCTCATCATGTAAAGCTTATGCCTATACTGCTTCAACCGTTAGAGTCCTTGTTACATAAGCATAAACTCGATACGCTCAAAGAGTTTCGACATGTACTAGACGGTATTTTGATTGACAGTATGCAGACTACTTCTCGGCATGCTTCCACATTGTTTTCCTGCATTGCTCTGGATATCTATCACCAAGGAGCTTTTTATGTGGAAGGTGGTTTGTATCGTTTTGGAGAAGCGCTCGCCTCTTCTGTCCGCTCAGCAGGCGGGGTCATCAAAAAACCTAGAACGGTCACGAAAATACGACGTAAGGGAGGTGGCTGGTTGGTGGAGGATCATAGAGGGAATCACTACGAGGCAGATGCTGTGGTGTTCAATGGAGATCCAAGACAATTAGCTAACTTGCTGGAATCGGACCAGTGGAAGCAACTGCCTAAAACGTTACGAGACATGCCGAAAAAGGAGACATGGGGGACGTATTCTCTGTACATCGCTATTGATTCGAAGAAGCTTCAAGAACCTTTACAGCCCTTCCAACAAATTTCTCACGGAACGAACGGAGAGATGGATGAAGGATGGCATTTCTTTGTATCAGCATCTAAACCAGAGGACCGCTTACGAGCACCAGAAGGGTATCAGACGATTACTATCTCCACGCATACAGACCTCATCCATTGGGATTCAAAAGAGAAGTATGATGCGTACAGAGAAGTCGTGAAGCAACGCATCCTACATGCAGTAGAAGGACAACACCCCGGTTTTCTAGCGGCAATTGAATTTATTGAGGACGGGGCACCAAGAGGGTGGGAAAATTATACGATGCGAACGAACGGATTTGTTGGCGGGTTTGCGCAAACACCTTGGCATGCCTTATTCGGAGCAACCTCTCACCGGTCTGGGCTGCCTGGACTGTATTTATGTGGCGATCACATTTTCCCAGGGGGTGGGACGATCGGAGTGACGACAAGTGGCTTACATGCTGCTCGTTCCATTGCCAAGAAGCCTTTTATTTAGTAGGTACCTGTGCACCGAAAAATTCAACACAATTTGCATAAATGGAGGCCCACCCCAGTAAAGCATGGGATGGGCCTGTATTTTTATGAAATTGTAGTTCATAATCTGAATAGTTTCGTGCACAGGTACCTAAAAGGGAAAAAAAGGGATTACGGACGTAAATTCATCCAACTTCCTACGTGGTGCACGGAAACACCAGCAAACGATGAATAGCCATTAAATGCAGTATTCACATCTACAAGAGCACGCTCCATCGCTTGTTCGCCTTCTTCATGAAAACTGATGAACGGATGCTCCTTGGACTCCATTGTTTCGACACCTACACGTACTTGTTTGCCATACTGTTGTCCCCATTGCATTTCTTTTGTTGAGATGTCAATAATGGCTTGAGAAGTATCCCGATAAGACATTAAAGCTACACCATCAGTTGAACGAATGGTCCATTCTGCAAGATTCCCTTTACCATAAGCGGGATTGTTGTAATTGATTTCATCAAACCAGAAAGGGATGTCTGCTTCAAATGGAAGCTTTTGAACTTTTGCATAAGCCGCAAGCTCAGTGATAACATTTTGGAAACCTCGAATTGTAGCTGCTCGTTTAGTGTCCCATTCCGCAAGACCATAGGGCTCGATGTCTACATGGATACCATCAAACTTAGCTGTAGCCGGTGCATTTGTTTGGTAATTGGCAAGCCAATTTTTAAATTTGTTTTTTGCCTTAGCTCCAGTCGAATTGCCCCAATTCGGAGCGCCATCGAGTGCATATACCTTTATGTTCAATTTATGAGCTCCAGTAAGAAAGGCATGATATTTAGCGCGTGGGATATCTGCATCAATTTGGACGAATACGATTGAAATTTGCTTCTGTTGCAAAAATGTCAAAGTAGATTGTGGAGAATCATAAAACATCCATGGATTCCATAACCATGTAGCTCGATCTGGCGTTTGCGCCATGGTGTGAGTGCCCCCCATAAGTAATAAGAATAACAACACACTACAAATAATTTTTTTCATTGTGATCCCCTCCAAAGATGAATTTCACCAATCATCCTTGAAGGATGTCGGCAACCTGACTACCGTACATACACAGTATGCTTAGGCTCATGGCTTTGCGTCCTTGTCTTTCGAACAAGTTTGCCTTTATCAACAGTTATAGTGTCAGTATAAAACAGAAAATTGAGATTGCTAGAGGTGGAACTTCATATTTTTTGAAGAATTACTGGATAAAATCACGAGCTTACTAGGGGGAAAGGTCGAATTCACACTAAAAAAACCTACGCAAATGCGTAGGTTCTGGGGATTTTGACTAAGGATTACTCAGAATCTTCCTCGTCGTCCGTGTCATCCACATTATCTTCAGCTTCGTCTACTTCTTGTTCTACTTCTTCACCTGCATCATTTACATCTTCTTCAACTTCTTGTTCTGTGCCATCGTCGATATTGTCTTGATCGACACCGTCTCCACAAGCTGCTAATAGACCTACTGATAAGAATGCTGCTGCTCCAACTTTAAACCATTTTTGACCTGCTGCTAATTTTTCCATTTGTAATTCCTCCTCAACAAATTAACTTCAATTTAATAAGTAAAGGCTACTGCCATAACTTGTACTTGATAGAAAAATACCCAGCCTAATCGCGAAACAAACCAACCTATAAAAAAATAGGGCAAAACACACATGAAATTCAAACAAGAGGTCTGACATCATACGATAAAATAGTGTATACTAAATAAGGTTTACTGATAAAAACACTAATCATACACATTTAGAAAGTAGGATATATATGACAAAACCAACAAAACA
Protein-coding regions in this window:
- a CDS encoding FAD-dependent oxidoreductase — its product is MKQVVIVGSGIGGLTAGALLAKEGHQVTVLEAMTELAGCAGKYQRHPYLFAAGATLGMALEPGGIHDRIFRHLDISIPAERLNPVMDLHHSKFTIPYSQDRETFVNTLASQFPTYKQEIKAFYNEVFDIAKRTRTLMEPLPVMPPQQLQDVSAIVKALRPHHVKLMPILLQPLESLLHKHKLDTLKEFRHVLDGILIDSMQTTSRHASTLFSCIALDIYHQGAFYVEGGLYRFGEALASSVRSAGGVIKKPRTVTKIRRKGGGWLVEDHRGNHYEADAVVFNGDPRQLANLLESDQWKQLPKTLRDMPKKETWGTYSLYIAIDSKKLQEPLQPFQQISHGTNGEMDEGWHFFVSASKPEDRLRAPEGYQTITISTHTDLIHWDSKEKYDAYREVVKQRILHAVEGQHPGFLAAIEFIEDGAPRGWENYTMRTNGFVGGFAQTPWHALFGATSHRSGLPGLYLCGDHIFPGGGTIGVTTSGLHAARSIAKKPFI
- a CDS encoding amidase, which translates into the protein MKKIICSVLLFLLLMGGTHTMAQTPDRATWLWNPWMFYDSPQSTLTFLQQKQISIVFVQIDADIPRAKYHAFLTGAHKLNIKVYALDGAPNWGNSTGAKAKNKFKNWLANYQTNAPATAKFDGIHVDIEPYGLAEWDTKRAATIRGFQNVITELAAYAKVQKLPFEADIPFWFDEINYNNPAYGKGNLAEWTIRSTDGVALMSYRDTSQAIIDISTKEMQWGQQYGKQVRVGVETMESKEHPFISFHEEGEQAMERALVDVNTAFNGYSSFAGVSVHHVGSWMNLRP